In one Blastocatellia bacterium genomic region, the following are encoded:
- a CDS encoding methyltransferase domain-containing protein, translating into MTRYLSDSYNLEDINVASSFDELSFWSAQFGILLFNNLTIERNIKILDLACGNGFPLFELAQRFGSSCQVIGVDIWTAGLERARQKQNILQLPNITILEANAENLPFSSEEFNLITINLGINNFSNVNKVLSECHRVLKPNGKIALTTNVIGHFQEFYHVFREILEKFGDSSYLENLKTNETHRGSKELFSQLLESTGFMINSTIEDKFIIRYSNANALFNHSLVKVGFLGGWKSIVKVEDREEIFSQLEKELDKIVIKFNELKMSVPMLYLEAQKLEK; encoded by the coding sequence ATGACTCGTTATTTATCAGACTCATATAACCTTGAAGACATAAATGTTGCTTCTAGCTTTGATGAATTGTCTTTTTGGTCGGCTCAATTTGGTATATTACTATTTAATAATTTAACAATTGAGAGAAATATAAAAATTTTAGACTTAGCTTGTGGTAATGGATTCCCTCTTTTTGAGCTTGCACAAAGGTTTGGAAGTAGTTGTCAGGTTATTGGAGTAGATATTTGGACAGCAGGACTAGAACGAGCAAGGCAAAAACAAAATATTTTGCAATTGCCAAATATAACAATCTTAGAAGCTAATGCAGAAAATTTGCCTTTTTCAAGCGAAGAATTTAATTTAATTACTATAAATTTAGGAATTAATAATTTTTCCAATGTAAACAAAGTATTATCAGAATGTCACCGAGTCTTAAAACCAAATGGAAAAATTGCTTTAACAACTAATGTAATAGGCCATTTTCAAGAGTTTTACCATGTTTTTAGGGAAATATTAGAAAAATTTGGAGATTCCTCTTATTTAGAAAACCTAAAAACTAATGAAACTCATCGAGGTTCAAAAGAGTTATTTAGCCAACTACTTGAATCAACAGGGTTTATGATAAATAGCACTATTGAAGATAAGTTTATTATCAGATACAGTAACGCCAATGCTTTATTTAACCATTCTTTAGTTAAAGTAGGGTTTTTAGGTGGTTGGAAATCTATTGTTAAAGTTGAAGATAGAGAAGAAATATTTAGCCAATTAGAAAAAGAATTAGATAAAATAGTTATTAAATTTAATGAATTAAAAATGTCTGTACCAATGCTTTATTTAGAAGCACAAAAACTAGAAAAATAA
- the serS gene encoding serine--tRNA ligase gives MLSVEFVRNNLETVKNSLASRNSNLSLEPFEELDQTRRASITERDQLKAKCNRLSEEIGALMKAKQKEEAAPKQQEVATAKVRIKELEQIISDSEIKLAEMLLTIPNLPHESVPIGKDESANLEVRRIGKAREFDFPVKDHIDLGINLGILDLERASKISGARFSILRGLGARLERALINFMLDIHTKEHGYQEVLPPFIVNSATLQGTGQLPKFADDLFKLEKSDYWLIPTAEVPLTNIYRDEILEAENLPINLTAYTPCFRSEAGSYGRDVRGLIRQHQFDKVELVKISHPDQSYQDLETLTANAETILQRLELPYRVVLLSSGDMGFSSAKTYDLEVWLPSQNTYREISSCSNCDAFQARRAQIRFRRSPGAKPEPVHTLNGSGIAVGRTWLAILENYQEADGSITIPKALRPYLDGLEKIQPQ, from the coding sequence ATGTTAAGTGTTGAATTTGTACGTAACAACTTAGAAACTGTTAAAAACTCTTTAGCTTCTCGTAATAGCAACCTTTCATTAGAACCATTTGAAGAATTAGATCAAACCCGCCGTGCTTCTATTACAGAACGTGATCAATTAAAAGCAAAATGTAATCGTTTAAGTGAAGAAATTGGTGCTTTAATGAAAGCCAAACAAAAGGAAGAAGCAGCACCAAAACAACAAGAAGTAGCTACAGCTAAAGTAAGGATTAAAGAATTAGAGCAAATTATTAGTGATAGCGAAATTAAGTTAGCAGAAATGCTACTAACCATTCCTAACCTTCCTCATGAATCTGTACCTATTGGCAAAGATGAAAGTGCTAATTTAGAAGTCAGACGTATAGGAAAAGCACGAGAATTTGATTTTCCTGTTAAAGATCACATTGATTTAGGAATTAATTTAGGAATTTTAGACCTAGAACGGGCTAGTAAAATTTCTGGAGCGCGTTTTTCTATTTTACGTGGCTTAGGAGCAAGACTAGAACGGGCATTAATTAATTTTATGCTTGATATTCATACCAAAGAACATGGCTATCAAGAAGTTCTACCACCTTTTATTGTTAACAGCGCGACATTGCAAGGCACTGGACAATTACCTAAGTTTGCAGATGATCTTTTTAAGTTAGAAAAAAGCGATTATTGGTTAATTCCTACAGCAGAAGTACCATTAACTAATATTTATCGAGATGAAATTTTAGAAGCTGAAAACTTGCCCATCAACTTAACAGCCTACACACCTTGTTTTCGTTCTGAAGCAGGTAGTTATGGGCGAGATGTTCGCGGTCTTATCCGCCAACATCAATTTGATAAAGTTGAGCTAGTAAAAATTTCACATCCTGACCAATCTTATCAGGACTTAGAAACATTAACAGCTAATGCTGAAACCATTTTACAAAGATTAGAACTTCCTTATAGAGTAGTCTTACTATCAAGTGGCGATATGGGATTTTCTTCTGCAAAAACCTATGATTTAGAAGTTTGGTTGCCTAGTCAAAATACTTACCGAGAAATTTCTTCTTGTTCTAATTGTGATGCTTTCCAAGCTAGACGCGCTCAAATTCGTTTTCGTCGCTCACCAGGAGCTAAACCAGAGCCAGTTCATACATTAAATGGCTCTGGTATTGCAGTTGGACGAACTTGGCTAGCAATTTTAGAAAACTATCAAGAAGCTGATGGAAGCATTACAATTCCTAAAGCTCTTCGTCCTTATTTAGATGGTTTAGAAAAAATTCAACCACAATAA
- a CDS encoding beta-propeller fold lactonase family protein, with translation MSKTICFLVFCLLFCLTLNLTGNAVAKTKRPRIITKIKNVGLGPDNLAFSPDGRYLFVSSAGPLYLIDTANDSSLGEFLSLSNGQHSEGSEPSTLVFTKIGAENFNFATNFSGSIAVVDISQLPKSGLQSSGGIINKGIVGGVINNDGTVLYAINKLTSKMPLFSIFKDPNSGLQIAVNSSEFISDVGKGSSAIVKSLDGKFVYVANSDSQDISIVDLTINKVINKVVLGAMPMRLALSPKGDRLYITLNNTGELAILDTSTNKILSKISQIGEGSWDIALNSTGSRAYISNNMSGDLTIVNTTNSKIIQKISNIGLEPRGIKISPKGDKLYVANFLSQSVTVISLKNSD, from the coding sequence ATGTCTAAGACCATTTGTTTTTTAGTATTCTGTTTATTGTTTTGTCTAACCTTAAATTTAACTGGTAATGCTGTAGCTAAAACTAAAAGGCCTAGAATCATAACAAAAATAAAAAATGTAGGTTTAGGCCCTGATAACTTGGCTTTTTCTCCAGATGGAAGATACCTTTTTGTTAGTAGTGCTGGGCCTTTATATCTTATAGACACAGCTAATGATAGTTCTTTAGGTGAGTTTTTATCTTTATCAAATGGGCAACATTCGGAAGGCTCTGAACCAAGCACACTTGTTTTTACTAAAATAGGTGCTGAAAACTTTAACTTTGCTACTAATTTTTCAGGTAGTATTGCTGTGGTAGATATAAGTCAGTTACCTAAATCAGGGTTGCAATCATCTGGAGGCATTATTAATAAGGGAATTGTTGGAGGGGTAATAAATAATGATGGCACAGTTTTGTATGCAATAAATAAACTTACTTCTAAAATGCCTTTGTTTTCTATATTTAAAGATCCAAATAGTGGTTTACAAATAGCTGTTAATAGTAGTGAGTTTATAAGTGATGTTGGTAAAGGTTCATCAGCTATAGTAAAAAGTTTGGATGGAAAATTTGTTTACGTTGCTAATAGTGATAGTCAAGATATATCTATAGTTGATTTAACTATTAATAAAGTAATTAATAAAGTTGTTTTAGGTGCTATGCCTATGAGACTAGCACTTTCACCTAAGGGTGATCGTCTTTATATAACCTTAAATAACACAGGTGAGTTAGCTATTCTTGATACCTCAACAAACAAAATCTTGTCTAAAATTTCTCAAATAGGGGAAGGTTCCTGGGATATAGCTCTTAACTCTACAGGTAGCAGAGCTTATATAAGTAATAATATGAGTGGTGATTTAACCATTGTAAATACAACAAATAGCAAAATTATTCAGAAAATCTCAAACATAGGTTTGGAGCCAAGAGGTATAAAAATATCTCCTAAAGGAGATAAGCTTTATGTAGCTAATTTTTTAAGTCAATCCGTTACAGTTATTTCTTTAAAAAATTCTGATTAA
- a CDS encoding single-stranded DNA-binding protein, which produces MSFNKIIVVGNLGRDPELKYTPQGQQVCEFSVATSEKRKDNIGEMKEETTWFKVTFWGKQAEVASQYLSKGKQVYIEGRLRAREWTDKEGRTRTSLEIFGTDLRLLGNRNEDMSASAMAAPAKASHSSSNKASSHQAPDYDDNVSEDDIPFLLNAFFINKFLTSFHYLGNSKKILRITCISI; this is translated from the coding sequence ATGTCTTTTAACAAAATAATAGTTGTTGGAAATTTAGGTCGTGACCCTGAACTCAAATATACTCCACAAGGTCAACAAGTTTGTGAATTCTCTGTTGCAACTAGTGAAAAACGCAAGGATAACATTGGAGAAATGAAAGAAGAAACCACTTGGTTTAAGGTTACATTTTGGGGTAAACAAGCAGAAGTAGCTAGCCAATATTTATCTAAAGGAAAACAAGTTTATATAGAAGGTCGTCTTCGCGCCCGTGAATGGACAGACAAAGAAGGACGTACAAGAACTAGTTTAGAAATTTTTGGCACAGATCTTAGATTATTAGGAAATCGTAACGAAGATATGTCAGCTAGTGCAATGGCTGCACCTGCAAAAGCATCCCATTCTAGTAGTAACAAAGCTAGTAGTCATCAAGCACCTGACTATGATGATAATGTTTCAGAAGATGACATCCCCTTCCTTCTAAACGCATTTTTTATCAATAAATTTCTGACCTCTTTTCATTACTTAGGTAATTCTAAGAAGATTCTTAGGATTACCTGCATATCTATTTGA
- a CDS encoding exo-alpha-sialidase: MKKYFYLLVVLLLFQIFFSCRQDPATPTNTTNITPNSSISLITEIKSPAKTNSQSPELTKSFDSKILINWVQKLENKEHALYFATLENNSWSEANLVAKSNNWFVNWADFPSVIKLPDNSLAAHWLAKSDPSTFAYDINIARSFDDGKTWSSPILPHTDGTKTEHGFVSLFAWEKDKLGAIWLDGRKTKAGSHVEENPENEMTLRFAAIDKEGKLSEETSLDERVCDCCPTSVAFTSQGAIAVYRDRSKEEFRDISLVHYQNGKWLEPKTLYPDNWKINGCPVNGPVVVAKENAVAVAWFSGADGKSKVKLIFSNTAGETFNAPITIAEGDAIGRVDLVILDDTSVLLTWLSGTEEKGSLNIARVWPNGRQSQVLEVAQTSISRKSGIPKLALLDNKAIIAWTDPNTSTIRTISLNIDNLK, encoded by the coding sequence ATGAAGAAATACTTTTACTTATTAGTAGTTTTGCTATTATTTCAAATATTTTTTTCTTGTCGCCAAGATCCAGCAACCCCAACAAATACAACAAATATCACTCCTAATTCTAGTATTTCTTTAATAACAGAAATAAAATCCCCTGCAAAAACAAATAGCCAATCTCCAGAGTTAACAAAAAGCTTTGACAGTAAAATATTAATAAATTGGGTACAAAAGCTTGAAAATAAAGAACATGCACTTTATTTTGCTACTTTAGAAAATAATTCTTGGTCAGAAGCTAATTTAGTAGCTAAAAGTAACAATTGGTTTGTAAATTGGGCTGATTTCCCTTCCGTTATAAAGCTTCCTGATAATTCACTTGCTGCCCATTGGCTAGCTAAAAGCGATCCTAGCACTTTTGCTTATGACATCAACATTGCACGCTCATTTGATGATGGCAAAACTTGGTCAAGCCCCATTTTACCCCATACAGACGGCACAAAGACCGAACATGGCTTTGTTTCGCTTTTTGCTTGGGAAAAGGATAAATTAGGAGCAATTTGGCTAGATGGTCGTAAAACCAAAGCTGGTAGCCATGTAGAAGAAAACCCAGAAAATGAAATGACTTTACGTTTTGCTGCAATTGATAAAGAAGGAAAACTTTCTGAAGAAACTTCTTTAGATGAGCGCGTTTGCGATTGTTGCCCAACTTCCGTTGCATTTACCTCTCAAGGAGCAATAGCAGTTTATAGGGATCGCTCCAAAGAAGAATTTAGGGATATTTCTTTGGTTCACTATCAAAATGGTAAATGGTTAGAGCCAAAAACACTTTATCCAGATAATTGGAAAATTAATGGTTGTCCTGTAAATGGCCCGGTTGTAGTAGCTAAAGAAAATGCTGTTGCTGTAGCTTGGTTTAGCGGTGCTGATGGAAAATCAAAAGTTAAATTAATTTTTTCTAACACTGCTGGAGAAACTTTTAATGCCCCAATAACAATTGCTGAGGGTGATGCAATTGGACGAGTTGATTTAGTAATACTAGATGACACTTCTGTTTTACTTACTTGGCTTTCTGGAACAGAAGAAAAAGGTAGTCTAAATATTGCTCGTGTTTGGCCTAATGGTAGACAAAGCCAAGTTTTAGAAGTAGCCCAAACGAGCATTTCAAGAAAAAGTGGTATTCCTAAACTAGCTCTTTTAGATAATAAGGCGATCATTGCTTGGACAGATCCAAATACTTCTACTATTCGCACAATAAGCTTAAATATAGATAACTTAAAGTAA
- the bamD gene encoding outer membrane protein assembly factor BamD — translation MRKLLPIALLLILTLAVTTKNSLEAKDKDELIQLKAELIVLQKQVRDLQESTDKNTGQVSALLTQVVDNVSLARRDIGQTRDIVDRSLSDINATASGGTQQINQFAEKINAVNIRLERLEKQIKNVENIFSPTSIIKNCDEGEQQYKQAYADYLRGNYALAIDQFRNYVTCFSGTDAAGQAQYLIADSYYKQVDFKAAIPELDKLIVEYPANNKLATARYKRADCLLKTDRRKEAEEELKLIVQNYPNSAEARQAEQVLASLPPEEKPVVKPTRPRR, via the coding sequence ATGCGTAAGCTTTTACCTATTGCCCTGCTTTTAATATTAACCCTTGCAGTTACAACAAAAAATTCTTTAGAAGCTAAAGATAAAGATGAACTAATACAGCTAAAAGCAGAATTAATAGTGCTGCAAAAACAAGTCCGTGATTTACAAGAATCTACAGATAAAAATACTGGTCAAGTTTCTGCTTTACTTACCCAAGTTGTAGATAATGTGTCACTTGCACGCCGTGATATTGGACAAACACGAGATATTGTAGACCGTAGCCTTAGTGATATTAATGCTACCGCTAGTGGTGGAACACAGCAAATTAACCAATTTGCTGAAAAAATTAATGCTGTCAATATCAGATTAGAACGTTTAGAAAAGCAAATCAAGAATGTAGAAAATATCTTTAGCCCAACTAGCATTATTAAAAATTGTGATGAAGGCGAGCAACAATATAAGCAAGCTTATGCCGACTATTTACGTGGTAACTATGCTTTAGCTATTGACCAGTTTCGTAACTATGTAACTTGTTTTTCTGGAACAGATGCAGCCGGACAAGCACAATATTTAATTGCTGATTCTTACTATAAACAAGTAGATTTTAAGGCGGCAATTCCTGAATTAGACAAACTAATTGTTGAGTATCCTGCTAACAATAAGCTTGCTACGGCTCGTTATAAAAGGGCAGATTGTTTGTTAAAAACAGACCGACGTAAAGAAGCAGAAGAAGAACTAAAATTAATTGTTCAAAATTACCCAAATAGCGCAGAAGCTCGCCAAGCTGAACAAGTTTTAGCATCACTTCCACCAGAAGAAAAACCTGTAGTAAAACCAACTAGACCAAGACGTTAA
- a CDS encoding OmpA family protein, translating to MKEIVKKLLVLSSVIVWAIIAAACAKPPKAELTVSKNQIKQGESVSVNWKTENAKEILLNGKAVAKTGTEVYTPNETTTYEILGKSGKKEAKDSKSVQVEVLPAGPTITMSAEPGAIGVGDQATLRWSSQRADRVEIPGLGSFGPSGETKVSPVSSTTYTATAKGPGGDASASARVTVTDTKSGGAETGIKNPNADADAARRFKDGVRSIFFDFDKSDLTDAAKNTLDRNSQFLTRSENSTIVFRVEGNCDPRGSEEYNLALGDKRANAAKTYLIGKGVDPSRMEVISNGKRYAAGSSEGDPSVIPSWAYDRRAEFIYLRGGGTLRPVPPAPPVENK from the coding sequence ATGAAAGAGATAGTGAAAAAACTACTAGTGTTAAGTTCCGTAATAGTTTGGGCCATCATAGCTGCGGCTTGTGCAAAACCCCCTAAAGCAGAATTAACCGTTTCTAAAAACCAAATCAAACAAGGTGAGTCTGTTTCTGTAAATTGGAAAACAGAAAATGCCAAAGAAATTTTATTAAATGGCAAAGCTGTTGCAAAAACTGGAACAGAGGTCTATACACCTAATGAAACAACCACTTATGAAATATTAGGTAAAAGTGGAAAAAAAGAAGCTAAAGATAGTAAAAGTGTACAAGTTGAAGTCTTACCTGCTGGCCCTACAATTACAATGTCGGCTGAACCGGGTGCAATTGGTGTTGGTGATCAAGCAACTCTTCGTTGGTCATCTCAACGTGCCGACCGCGTAGAAATTCCAGGTCTTGGATCTTTTGGCCCATCAGGAGAAACCAAAGTTTCCCCTGTTTCATCAACTACTTACACAGCAACGGCTAAAGGCCCTGGTGGGGATGCTTCTGCAAGTGCGCGTGTAACCGTAACTGATACTAAATCTGGCGGTGCTGAAACAGGAATTAAAAATCCAAATGCTGATGCTGATGCAGCCAGACGATTTAAAGATGGTGTTCGCTCTATCTTTTTTGATTTTGATAAATCTGATTTAACAGATGCAGCTAAAAACACATTGGATCGTAATTCCCAATTTTTAACACGTTCAGAAAATAGCACTATAGTTTTTCGTGTTGAAGGTAATTGTGATCCTCGTGGTTCAGAAGAATATAACTTAGCTCTTGGTGACAAACGCGCTAACGCAGCTAAAACTTACCTAATTGGTAAAGGTGTTGACCCTTCACGAATGGAAGTAATTAGCAATGGTAAGCGTTATGCTGCTGGTAGTTCTGAAGGTGATCCAAGTGTCATACCTTCTTGGGCATATGATAGAAGAGCAGAATTTATTTACTTACGTGGTGGTGGCACATTAAGACCTGTACCACCTGCACCACCTGTTGAAAATAAGTAG
- a CDS encoding PD40 domain-containing protein, translating into MKYKLTFLFILAFLFSTLAPPAKIQAQDGQATGQNLKDKLTGIVVNPGGVQRLGVADFLLGLGAKDADTNIFNEVLLNDLKFAGVIDIVGKSLYPKKGLATPTEFKPEEWAADPVRLDYLAFGRVTGEQIEAYLFDVKTKDGLINKTYRGDSIRQVAHQFADDIIKKLFNIDGIANSKIAYTTGKDIMIMDYDGFGQRALVRDGSYAILPSLSPDGSRIAYISYKTGQPTIQVHSAKDGLPFGFASFPRGTISSPQYSSDGGRIAFASSKDSDTMEIYVANADGNRARRLTDNRGIIDTSPRWNPKTNKQLAFISDRTGTPQVYIMDDDGTNVQRVLNDGGQADSPAWSPDGQFIAYTWRPSGAGRSDVFIMDVATRQIVQLTRGDGSNEAPAWAPDSRHIVFQSNRSGRWEIFIMNIDGSSEIQVSKGGGRSPSWSR; encoded by the coding sequence ATGAAGTACAAGCTCACTTTCCTGTTTATTTTAGCCTTTTTATTTAGCACTCTTGCACCTCCAGCAAAGATTCAAGCACAGGATGGGCAAGCTACAGGACAAAATTTAAAGGATAAACTCACTGGAATTGTGGTTAATCCTGGTGGAGTTCAGCGGCTTGGAGTTGCAGATTTTCTTTTAGGTTTAGGAGCAAAAGACGCAGACACTAACATTTTTAACGAAGTGTTATTAAATGACTTAAAGTTTGCAGGTGTAATTGATATTGTAGGCAAAAGCTTATATCCCAAAAAAGGCTTGGCAACTCCTACCGAGTTTAAGCCTGAAGAGTGGGCAGCCGACCCTGTAAGACTTGATTATTTAGCTTTTGGTAGAGTTACAGGAGAGCAAATAGAAGCTTATCTTTTTGATGTAAAAACCAAAGATGGATTAATCAATAAAACTTATCGTGGCGACTCTATCCGCCAAGTTGCTCATCAATTTGCAGACGATATCATAAAAAAATTGTTTAACATTGATGGAATTGCAAATTCTAAAATTGCTTACACAACTGGCAAAGACATTATGATTATGGACTATGATGGTTTTGGTCAACGTGCTTTGGTGCGTGATGGAAGCTATGCAATTTTACCAAGTTTATCTCCTGATGGAAGTCGTATTGCGTATATTTCCTATAAAACTGGTCAACCTACAATCCAAGTTCATTCAGCTAAAGATGGTTTACCATTTGGTTTTGCTTCATTTCCTCGTGGAACAATTAGTTCCCCTCAATATTCATCAGATGGTGGCCGAATCGCTTTTGCATCAAGTAAAGATAGCGACACAATGGAAATTTATGTTGCAAATGCTGATGGAAACCGCGCACGTCGATTAACTGATAATCGCGGCATTATAGACACATCTCCTCGTTGGAATCCTAAAACCAATAAACAACTTGCTTTTATTTCTGACCGAACTGGCACACCTCAAGTTTATATAATGGACGATGATGGAACTAATGTTCAACGTGTGTTAAATGATGGTGGACAGGCTGACTCCCCTGCTTGGTCGCCTGATGGTCAATTTATTGCTTATACTTGGCGGCCTTCTGGGGCTGGTCGTTCAGACGTTTTTATTATGGATGTTGCAACTAGACAAATTGTGCAATTAACTCGTGGTGATGGTAGCAATGAAGCTCCAGCCTGGGCCCCGGATAGTCGCCATATTGTCTTCCAATCCAACCGAAGCGGACGTTGGGAAATATTTATTATGAATATAGATGGAAGCAGCGAAATTCAAGTTTCTAAAGGTGGTGGGCGTTCTCCATCTTGGTCAAGATAA
- a CDS encoding TonB C-terminal domain-containing protein — MELSNAHKERQIQPQRFVVAAFFALAAHLLLFGLIFFWIGKIPDVLIIAAGAGEDGEQGGAVQVGVANASELFGFDKKKEAVSSLTEDVTNKDKFNNEIVKHEEKLEENPEEVLETKQKPDPEAKKTNLPVQEKPNRVWSKTVQKANTTETVANIGTTAGSAKPAIRGGIGVGDGLNSGLGTGLPGGSEYGRRIQNILSRNFTPPTIPASGTVNVIVYIKISRDGKVTSVVGGRVPKNYFKRLSPYEQLNYAAERAVIATATQGLPPFPGNFLIGTQEAIAEIWFQYP, encoded by the coding sequence ATGGAACTTAGTAATGCACATAAAGAAAGACAAATTCAACCACAACGTTTTGTTGTTGCAGCCTTTTTTGCACTAGCAGCCCATTTATTACTTTTTGGACTAATTTTCTTTTGGATTGGAAAAATTCCTGATGTGCTAATTATTGCTGCTGGTGCTGGCGAAGATGGCGAGCAAGGCGGCGCAGTTCAAGTAGGCGTGGCTAATGCTTCAGAGCTATTTGGATTTGACAAAAAAAAAGAAGCTGTTTCAAGTTTAACTGAAGATGTAACCAATAAAGATAAATTTAACAATGAGATAGTAAAACATGAAGAAAAGCTTGAAGAAAATCCAGAAGAAGTTTTAGAGACTAAACAAAAACCTGACCCAGAAGCTAAAAAGACTAATTTACCCGTACAAGAAAAGCCTAATAGAGTTTGGTCTAAAACTGTACAAAAGGCTAACACTACAGAAACAGTAGCTAACATAGGAACAACAGCAGGTTCGGCTAAACCTGCAATTCGTGGTGGTATAGGTGTTGGAGATGGCTTAAATAGTGGTCTAGGAACAGGGCTTCCAGGTGGCTCAGAATATGGTCGCAGAATCCAAAATATTCTTAGTCGTAACTTTACCCCTCCAACAATTCCAGCTAGTGGAACGGTTAACGTGATTGTTTACATCAAGATAAGTAGAGATGGTAAAGTAACTTCTGTGGTAGGTGGTAGAGTGCCAAAAAATTATTTCAAACGGCTAAGTCCTTATGAACAATTAAATTACGCGGCAGAACGTGCTGTTATTGCTACAGCAACACAAGGCTTGCCACCTTTTCCAGGCAACTTTTTAATTGGAACACAAGAAGCTATAGCTGAGATTTGGTTTCAATATCCTTAG
- a CDS encoding biopolymer transporter ExbD, with translation MAFTNNRGRTQTSLSEINVTPLVDVMLVLLVIFMVTAPILQTGIQVNLPKTANTTKAETPKNKSVIVSIDKDGNIFLGSDTKKSSKYQNR, from the coding sequence ATGGCATTTACTAATAATCGTGGTCGCACTCAAACATCTTTATCAGAGATTAATGTCACTCCATTAGTTGATGTGATGCTTGTTTTACTGGTCATTTTTATGGTGACAGCACCTATTTTACAAACAGGAATCCAAGTAAATTTGCCAAAAACAGCTAATACAACAAAGGCAGAAACACCAAAAAACAAATCAGTTATTGTTAGCATTGATAAAGATGGAAATATTTTCTTAGGTAGCGATACAAAAAAAAGCTCTAAATATCAAAACAGGTGA
- a CDS encoding MotA/TolQ/ExbB proton channel family protein, with protein MQYYLLLFLAWQVEVSTNQNLLDLIWRSSFLAKLVLIALLGFSILSWAIIVTKWLAFSRAEKQTLSFLDMFRRSNRLSDVHISCQKYKESPLAGVFLAAYQEIDKQVQKEPANSLKSITAVGRSLQRACISETNRLEKGVAWLASTASASPFIGLFGTVVGIIIAFEGLSTSTQTSIQAVAPGIAEALIATAAGIAAAVPAALAYNHFLNKIKILTSEMDDFSLELLNLVERNFS; from the coding sequence TTGCAGTACTATTTATTGCTCTTTTTAGCTTGGCAAGTTGAAGTTAGCACTAATCAAAATTTACTTGATTTAATTTGGCGTTCTAGTTTTTTAGCTAAATTAGTGCTGATTGCATTACTAGGCTTTTCTATTTTATCTTGGGCAATTATTGTTACTAAATGGTTGGCTTTTTCTCGTGCAGAAAAACAAACTCTTTCTTTTCTTGATATGTTTCGCCGCAGCAACCGATTGTCTGATGTTCACATCTCTTGTCAAAAATATAAAGAAAGCCCATTAGCAGGTGTTTTTCTTGCAGCTTATCAGGAAATAGATAAACAAGTACAAAAAGAGCCAGCAAATTCTCTTAAAAGCATAACGGCTGTTGGACGTTCCTTACAACGTGCTTGTATTAGTGAAACAAACAGATTAGAAAAAGGTGTAGCCTGGCTTGCTTCTACTGCAAGTGCTTCCCCGTTTATTGGGCTTTTTGGAACTGTAGTCGGAATTATCATTGCTTTTGAAGGTTTAAGTACATCAACACAAACATCTATCCAGGCTGTTGCACCTGGTATTGCTGAAGCTTTAATTGCAACTGCTGCTGGCATTGCGGCGGCTGTCCCGGCTGCACTAGCTTATAACCATTTCCTAAATAAAATTAAAATTTTAACTTCAGAGATGGACGATTTTTCGCTTGAATTATTAAATTTAGTTGAAAGAAATTTTTCTTAA